In one Chlamydia sp. BM-2023 genomic region, the following are encoded:
- a CDS encoding DUF1389 domain-containing protein produces the protein MGMASTSNIGQGQPLIEPLRERILEGVQKHAYAIASVALIIIATVVTAIVACGIVHPAVIAVAVVGILAAGIAGYFAVSSICPDAKTPIPKGFLEEIRYCYGDVMYNFIVKKGVTIHELRVVMRWVNSGFSTQLRGSAKIKAESFGLNKLKNDARKEYRPLFDDFLVQNCPAYLMRRFVALGDPQLPQEKGMSPERYWTSPLGFVDDTYTAFDTRTWLLAQVMTKEEYTLLSEFTKNGLWHQTTAVISDLQTRMLNRLEHVPTWQLFKENGDPIENINDDRWFRRLFDHGVSWAQIQMLGKIDIMFLGLFEGIPLEGYDEKLLTAFNESNENYDHEEALICGQEMILPKE, from the coding sequence ATGGGAATGGCTTCAACTTCCAACATCGGCCAGGGACAGCCTCTAATTGAACCTTTGAGAGAAAGAATACTGGAGGGAGTGCAAAAGCACGCGTACGCTATAGCAAGCGTAGCTCTTATCATAATCGCAACTGTGGTTACTGCGATAGTTGCTTGCGGAATCGTTCATCCCGCAGTTATTGCCGTTGCCGTTGTAGGAATTCTCGCAGCAGGAATTGCAGGATACTTTGCTGTTTCTTCTATATGTCCTGATGCTAAAACTCCTATACCAAAGGGATTCCTAGAGGAGATACGATATTGTTATGGCGACGTGATGTACAACTTTATTGTTAAGAAGGGAGTGACGATACATGAGTTGCGCGTAGTCATGCGTTGGGTAAATTCTGGATTTTCGACACAGCTGAGAGGCAGCGCTAAGATAAAGGCAGAGAGTTTTGGTCTCAATAAACTCAAAAATGATGCTAGGAAGGAATACAGACCCTTATTTGACGATTTTTTAGTCCAAAACTGCCCAGCGTACCTTATGCGACGTTTTGTCGCTCTAGGAGACCCTCAGCTTCCTCAAGAAAAAGGAATGTCCCCAGAAAGATATTGGACATCACCTTTAGGATTTGTAGATGACACTTATACAGCATTTGATACTCGGACTTGGTTGCTAGCTCAAGTTATGACAAAAGAAGAATATACCCTTCTTAGCGAATTTACGAAAAATGGGCTTTGGCATCAAACCACAGCGGTGATCTCTGATTTGCAAACGCGAATGCTAAATAGGCTGGAGCATGTTCCTACATGGCAGTTGTTTAAAGAAAATGGCGATCCTATTGAAAATATTAACGATGATCGCTGGTTCCGTCGTTTATTTGATCATGGGGTGTCTTGGGCTCAAATTCAGATGCTCGGTAAAATAGATATTATGTTTTTAGGCCTATTCGAAGGTATACCTTTAGAGGGTTATGACGAGAAGCTTCTTACTGCTTTCAATGAGAGTAATGAAAACTATGATCATGAAGAGGCGTTGATTTGCGGGCAGGAAATGATTCTTCCAAAAGAGTAA
- a CDS encoding YqgE/AlgH family protein — MVKIPYAILEKGSLLLASPDTDQGVFARSVILLCEHSLNGSFGLILNKTLGLEISDDIFSVDKVSNNNIRFCMGGPLQANQMMLLHSCSEIPEQTLEICPSVYLGGDLSFLQEVASSDTGPSINLCFGYSGWQAGQLEREFLDGNWFLAPASYDYVFTDEPENLWHVILKDLGGKYASLSTVPENLLLN; from the coding sequence ATGGTAAAAATTCCTTACGCGATTTTAGAAAAAGGCTCTTTGTTATTAGCGTCTCCCGACACTGATCAGGGGGTGTTTGCCCGTAGTGTGATTTTGCTATGTGAGCACAGCCTCAACGGTTCTTTCGGCCTAATTTTAAATAAAACATTGGGATTGGAAATCTCCGACGATATTTTTTCTGTAGATAAAGTATCTAATAATAATATTCGCTTTTGTATGGGAGGCCCTCTTCAGGCTAACCAAATGATGCTTTTACATTCTTGTTCTGAGATTCCCGAGCAAACCCTAGAGATATGCCCCTCCGTATACCTGGGAGGAGACTTGTCTTTCTTGCAAGAGGTCGCCTCTAGCGATACAGGACCAAGTATAAATCTATGTTTTGGCTATAGCGGTTGGCAAGCAGGACAGCTAGAAAGAGAATTTTTAGACGGGAATTGGTTTTTAGCCCCTGCAAGCTACGATTACGTATTTACTGATGAACCCGAAAATCTCTGGCATGTAATCCTTAAGGATCTGGGAGGGAAATACGCATCGTTATCCACAGTTCCTGAAAATCTTTTGTTAAATTAA
- the rpiA gene encoding ribose 5-phosphate isomerase A, protein MKEDAYLNVKKSLAREATALVSSGMLLGLGSGSTAGEFIQALAEKRKNEQLDIQAVASSKESHFLASSLGIPLIDDEKFVEVDLVVDGADEIDPQLRMIKGGGGALFREKILLQSGKRCLILADESKSVNVLGKFGVPVEISPFGKNAIIHTIEAMGYRGKLRVNSLGECFITNNGNYIYDIHTPNVYPHPEEDLLKLLQIHGIIEVGFVIANVEVWFGYANGQISKKNTGIV, encoded by the coding sequence GTGAAAGAAGATGCCTATTTAAACGTAAAGAAAAGCTTAGCTCGAGAAGCTACTGCTTTGGTAAGCTCAGGAATGCTTTTAGGTTTAGGAAGCGGTTCTACAGCTGGGGAATTTATCCAAGCTCTTGCAGAAAAGAGAAAAAATGAACAATTAGATATCCAAGCTGTGGCCTCTTCAAAAGAGTCTCATTTCCTAGCTAGCAGCTTGGGGATTCCCCTTATTGATGATGAAAAATTTGTCGAAGTTGATCTTGTTGTTGACGGTGCCGATGAGATAGATCCCCAATTGCGAATGATTAAAGGTGGGGGAGGCGCCCTTTTTCGAGAGAAAATCTTATTACAATCTGGCAAGCGCTGTTTAATACTTGCTGATGAAAGTAAATCCGTGAATGTTTTGGGAAAGTTTGGCGTTCCTGTGGAGATTAGTCCGTTTGGAAAGAACGCGATTATTCATACTATAGAAGCTATGGGATATCGCGGGAAACTACGGGTAAATTCCCTAGGGGAATGTTTTATAACTAATAACGGAAATTATATTTACGATATTCATACTCCGAATGTATATCCTCATCCCGAGGAAGATCTTCTGAAGCTGTTACAAATTCATGGTATTATTGAAGTCGGGTTTGTTATAGCAAATGTTGAGGTATGGTTTGGTTATGCCAATGGCCAAATTAGTAAAAAGAACACCGGCATAGTATGA
- a CDS encoding DUF1389 domain-containing protein: MSIVQIRTRVTSEDLVTSGLRKDKVIECLQMRVLPIVSIILILMAAAVTALVALGGGGVPPLFIAAAVAGILLAGVAGYFAISSIRPSLEPPLPKSFLGAFKACYGDVLYEFAVKQLLTIQELRSFMRWVDSGFDMNMLTGTAQIKAKNFGLKKLKKAATSINFLFESFLLVNCPIYFVKKIIDAGDPKVAAAKGMSPQEYWTAPLGFSKKSLWSEGVYTVFDTRTYLLAEVLEKREYQALSDSMRKGFWEMTSWRLSCLQRSMLEKLAKIPKQDLLETRDVITENIKDDTWF; this comes from the coding sequence ATGAGTATTGTTCAAATAAGAACACGCGTGACTTCCGAAGATTTGGTTACCTCAGGATTGCGGAAGGATAAAGTTATAGAATGCTTACAAATGCGTGTGCTGCCTATTGTGAGTATTATACTAATTCTAATGGCCGCGGCTGTCACGGCTCTCGTTGCTTTGGGGGGGGGGGGGGTACCGCCTCTGTTTATAGCAGCTGCTGTAGCAGGAATTTTATTAGCAGGAGTTGCAGGGTATTTTGCTATTTCCTCCATACGGCCTTCCTTAGAGCCTCCTTTGCCAAAATCCTTTTTAGGTGCGTTTAAAGCCTGTTACGGTGATGTTCTCTATGAGTTTGCTGTTAAACAACTGTTGACGATTCAAGAATTACGTTCGTTCATGAGATGGGTGGATTCGGGATTTGATATGAACATGTTAACAGGAACTGCTCAGATAAAAGCAAAGAATTTTGGTTTAAAGAAACTTAAAAAGGCCGCCACATCTATAAATTTCCTATTTGAGTCATTTTTGCTTGTGAATTGCCCCATTTACTTTGTGAAAAAGATAATTGATGCTGGGGATCCTAAAGTTGCTGCGGCTAAGGGAATGTCCCCACAAGAGTATTGGACAGCTCCTTTAGGGTTTTCTAAAAAATCTTTATGGTCCGAAGGCGTATATACAGTGTTTGATACCAGGACTTATCTACTTGCTGAAGTTTTGGAGAAACGAGAATACCAGGCGCTTAGTGATTCCATGAGAAAAGGTTTTTGGGAGATGACCTCGTGGCGCCTTTCTTGTTTGCAACGTAGCATGTTGGAAAAATTGGCAAAAATACCCAAACAAGACCTCCTTGAGACAAGGGACGTTATTACCGAAAATATTAAGGATGACACCTGGTTTTAG
- a CDS encoding bifunctional nuclease family protein: MSIEKELLQDTPLVLLNFYKLVSFCHYAGIVVGTEEKKFAIYGHVSMGQAFHNSDPKHFSLSRPVTHDLLNFVFSGFDINVLRVVISDYKDNVFYTRLFLQQKQGDFLYITDIDARPSDSIPLALTHQVPILCVKSVFDNVVPYQE, encoded by the coding sequence ATGAGTATAGAAAAAGAATTACTCCAAGATACACCCTTGGTTTTGCTTAATTTTTATAAGCTAGTAAGTTTTTGTCATTACGCAGGAATTGTTGTAGGTACCGAAGAGAAAAAATTTGCAATTTATGGTCATGTGTCCATGGGACAGGCGTTTCATAATTCCGATCCTAAGCATTTTTCTCTATCAAGGCCAGTAACCCACGACCTACTAAATTTTGTTTTTTCTGGTTTTGATATCAATGTGTTACGTGTAGTTATCAGTGACTACAAAGATAATGTTTTTTATACGCGGCTGTTTCTACAACAAAAACAAGGCGATTTTCTCTATATTACCGATATTGATGCTCGCCCGAGCGATAGCATCCCTCTAGCACTTACTCACCAAGTTCCTATTCTTTGTGTGAAGTCAGTGTTTGATAATGTTGTTCCCTATCAAGAATAA
- a CDS encoding DUF1389 domain-containing protein, whose translation MGIAFVFNVGQGQPLIEQQPLRERILETLQKHAYAIASIALIIIATVVTAIVACGIVHPAVIAVAVLGILAAGIAGYFAVSSIYPKTPMPKPFLEEIRLFYGNAMYNFIVEKGVTIQELRGVMRWVNSRFSAQLEGSAKTKAESFGLDKLKKDASKKLRPNFDDFLTGRCPAYLVKRFIALGDPQFPQAKGMSPESYWTSSLGFVDDTYTAFDTRTWFLAKVMKEEEHTLLREFMKNGLWHQTAAVVSDLQTRMLNRLEQVPQWRLFQDNGDPVENINKDSWFRRLFDHGVSWDQIRLLGKLDIMFLGLFEGVSLTGYSEDKLLTVFNESDENYDHEEALLCGQEMILPTEE comes from the coding sequence ATGGGCATCGCTTTTGTCTTCAACGTCGGCCAAGGACAGCCCCTAATTGAACAGCAACCTTTGAGAGAAAGAATACTGGAGACGCTGCAAAAGCATGCGTATGCTATAGCAAGCATAGCTCTTATCATAATCGCAACTGTGGTTACTGCGATAGTTGCTTGCGGAATCGTGCATCCCGCAGTTATTGCCGTTGCCGTTCTAGGAATTCTCGCAGCGGGAATTGCAGGATACTTTGCTGTTTCTTCTATCTATCCTAAAACTCCTATGCCAAAGCCATTCCTAGAAGAGATACGACTCTTTTACGGCAACGCGATGTACAACTTTATTGTTGAGAAGGGAGTGACGATACAAGAGTTACGCGGAGTCATGCGTTGGGTAAATTCTCGCTTTTCGGCACAGCTGGAAGGTAGCGCTAAGACAAAGGCAGAGAGTTTTGGTCTCGATAAACTCAAAAAGGATGCTAGTAAGAAACTCAGACCCAATTTTGACGATTTCTTAACCGGGCGTTGCCCAGCGTACCTTGTAAAACGTTTTATCGCTCTAGGAGATCCTCAGTTTCCTCAAGCAAAAGGAATGTCCCCAGAAAGCTATTGGACATCATCTTTAGGATTTGTAGACGACACTTATACAGCATTTGATACTCGGACTTGGTTTCTTGCTAAAGTTATGAAAGAAGAAGAGCATACCCTTCTTAGAGAATTTATGAAAAATGGGCTTTGGCATCAAACCGCAGCGGTGGTCTCTGATTTGCAAACGCGAATGCTAAATAGGTTGGAGCAAGTTCCTCAATGGCGATTGTTTCAGGATAATGGCGATCCTGTTGAAAATATTAACAAAGATAGCTGGTTCCGCCGTTTATTTGATCATGGAGTGTCTTGGGATCAAATTCGGTTGCTCGGTAAATTAGATATTATGTTTTTAGGCCTGTTCGAAGGTGTATCTTTAACGGGTTATTCAGAAGATAAGCTTCTTACTGTTTTCAATGAGAGTGATGAAAACTATGATCATGAAGAGGCGTTGCTGTGTGGGCAGGAAATGATTCTTCCAACAGAAGAGTAA
- a CDS encoding DUF1389 domain-containing protein, with protein MTSMSIPTVNTTDPQVERTNLKTRIINKLPGLALAIASVVLVLMAVIVTALVALGGGGVPTVFIAAAVGGILLAGVLGCFAIFFMFPKVKTPIPESFLTAVRYWYGDVMYNFIVKKGVTIQELRKVVRWVTSGFSTQLKGSAKIKAESFGLDKLRKGAEEKPRPLFDDFLMGHCPIYFTRWFILLGKPEFPKAKGMLPEEYWTAPLGFVDDECTVFGIRTWLLAQVMKREEYELLRDFKRNGLWHQTTAVVSDLQTRMLERLKSVPERDLLEEYSETIEKVSDDDWFRRLFAHGTSWSQIQLFLKVGCIHASVLDRTDFDGYGEIIRQHTRESDIENYDHNIALTCVVDFLDELNNSSEEEDPSEE; from the coding sequence ATGACATCTATGTCAATTCCCACTGTTAATACTACTGATCCTCAGGTTGAGAGGACAAATCTCAAAACTAGAATCATTAACAAGTTACCAGGGCTTGCGCTTGCCATAGCGAGTGTTGTGCTTGTTTTGATGGCTGTGATAGTCACCGCTCTCGTTGCTTTGGGAGGGGGAGGAGTCCCTACTGTGTTTATAGCAGCTGCCGTAGGAGGAATTTTATTAGCAGGTGTTCTAGGATGCTTCGCTATTTTTTTTATGTTTCCTAAAGTCAAAACTCCTATTCCTGAGTCATTTTTAACAGCAGTCCGCTATTGGTACGGTGATGTTATGTACAACTTTATTGTTAAGAAGGGAGTGACGATACAAGAGTTGCGCAAAGTTGTCAGGTGGGTAACTTCTGGATTTTCGACACAGCTGAAAGGTAGCGCTAAGATAAAGGCAGAGAGTTTTGGCCTTGATAAACTCAGAAAGGGGGCTGAGGAAAAACCTAGACCATTATTTGACGATTTCTTAATGGGGCATTGCCCAATTTACTTTACAAGATGGTTTATATTACTAGGGAAACCTGAGTTTCCTAAGGCTAAGGGTATGCTTCCAGAAGAGTATTGGACAGCTCCTTTAGGATTTGTTGATGACGAATGCACAGTATTTGGTATTCGGACTTGGTTGCTAGCTCAAGTTATGAAACGAGAAGAGTATGAGCTCCTTAGAGATTTTAAGAGAAATGGGCTTTGGCATCAAACCACAGCAGTGGTCTCTGATTTGCAAACGCGTATGTTAGAGAGATTGAAAAGTGTTCCCGAACGAGATTTATTGGAAGAATATTCTGAGACTATCGAAAAGGTTTCTGACGATGACTGGTTCCGCCGTTTATTTGCTCATGGGACATCTTGGAGCCAAATCCAGCTATTTCTTAAAGTAGGGTGCATTCACGCAAGTGTATTAGACAGGACGGACTTCGACGGTTATGGAGAAATAATTCGTCAACATACGAGGGAAAGTGACATCGAAAACTACGATCATAATATAGCTTTGACCTGTGTAGTAGACTTCCTTGATGAACTCAACAATTCCTCAGAGGAAGAGGATCCCTCAGAAGAATAA